One stretch of Armigeres subalbatus isolate Guangzhou_Male chromosome 2, GZ_Asu_2, whole genome shotgun sequence DNA includes these proteins:
- the LOC134218343 gene encoding protein DENND6A codes for MDRNSLAIGIDFGTSFSSVGIYRRGRFEIVANDAGNHRIPSCVAFTDKARLVGEDALAQADKDPGNAVLEVKRKLGGLKGDKLRVQFKGETKEFYPEEICGVMLGNLKTMAERKLGQTVGSAVISVPAGFTDGQRQAVLDSAAIAGVNVLRLVNEPTAAAISSGINKKVIGEQWILVCSIGGGHLDVSIMTIYNGVFEVKATSGDNQLGGTDFDDRIVAHCVKEFRDKHSKDISSNKEALRMLRKACEQAKRTLSYTNQALIDVENLYEGQRFEFLLQRDQFEELNRDLLDKIMLHVEMALRRARKDRFAIHEIMLVGESSRIPRVQVMLSEFFDRRSLSSSINSDEAVVVGASIAAAILSGEKSAEIQDILWLDLVPRSIGLVPESGAEESPRILISRNSTVPLKVKHRVKNFHELQLLYEGESAIVSDNVLLGKLMIEGTFGDIEDVGLVFSTDTNGILHAIVEGNIDLKATLDKGRLERFEIDRIVYKHKKLLLEAEKHEEDAKEQEMAMEKLAIHSTVDLDEKAGSWDRFSEWIHCICVVTFDLELGQAMELIYPKHVILTEQEKTNICYLAFPDSNSGCMGDSQFHIRLRVSPGSESSSLREEHLEFNCHCLPVHKADPGHFWGFVYFRQIKDASLKRGYFQKSLVLLSRLPFINLFYELTALIAPAFFSSGEPTLEAVCDNICHWPSLMAGENMSLHLLGSIYEISIPKQNSKASTEKPRPDASITSSPQTQIIASIHEIDIFKSLQFFLPHIHLLWELILTGEPIVVCGASPTDCSHMVQSLMSLISPLSYCAESRPYFTIHDTEFKEFTQNKNGHPSIILGVTNPFFAKTLQHWPHMIRLQDSTETILQQKQKQTVTPAGTVTPTNTSSSSDSKLSKIKQITNKLLESSPGVYTQYKPFISKDKAFIKKIILGIKTERPPSVQSALLRRHFLELTQSFMIPLERYLASLMPLQKDISPFKSAPLPNPFKQEDFLSTLDGNGPHLTPTCKGDWEGLYKRFFSSPNFKGWYESRLFELQQTLQALHMQTLSESNLSEWVKGKHEVEIVDMILRLKQKLQLCSSTQMAALPVQLNTKDTREQLLKHLESMKRCLPDDLKLILNNI; via the coding sequence ATGGATCGCAACAGTCTCGCCATCGGCATCGACTTCGGTACCAGTTTCTCCAGCGTGGGAATTTACCGTCGTGGGCGATTCGAAATCGTTGCCAACGATGCGGGCAACCATCGGATACCGTCGTGCGTGGCCTTCACCGATAAGGCGCGCTTGGTCGGAGAAGATGCGTTGGCACAGGCCGACAAAGATCCCGGGAATGCGGTGCTGGAGGTGAAACGGAAACTGGGTGGTCTGAAGGGGGATAAGCTGCGGGTGCAGTTTAAGGGTGAAACGAAAGAGTTTTACCCGGAGGAGATATGTGGTGTGATGTTGGGGAATTTGAAAACGATGGCGGAAAGGAAGCTTGGTCAAACTGTAGGATCGGCAGTTATTTCTGTGCCGGCTGGGTTCACCGATGGGCAGCGACAGGCAGTTTTAGATTCCGCGGCGATCGCAGGGGTCAATGTGCTGAGATTAGTTAATGAGCCAACGGCAGCGGCGATTAGCAGTGGCATCAATAAGAAAGTGATAGGGGAACAGTGgattttggtgtgctctatAGGGGGAGGGCATTTGGATGTGTCGATCATGACGATCTACAACGGAGTGTTCGAAGTGAAGGCAACTTCCGGGGATAATCAGTTGGGTGGAACGGACTTTGACGATAGGATAGTGGCGCATTGcgtgaaggaattccgggataAACATTCCAAAGATATATCGTCCAATAAGGAAGCCCTACGTATGCTGCGGAAAGCCTGTGAACAAGCAAAGCGAACCTTATCCTACACGAACCAAGCGTTGATCGACGTCGAAAATTTGTATGAAGGTCAACGATTTGAGTTTTTGTTGCAACGGGATCAGTTTGAAGAACTCAATCGGGATCTTCTGGACAAGATTATGTTACACGTCGAGATGGCTTTGCGTAGAGCACGAAAGGATCGGTTCGCTATCCACGAGATCATGTTAGTTGGCGAGAGTTCTCGGATACCAAGAGTACAAGTGATGCTGAGTGAATTCTTCGATCGGCGTTCGCTTAGTAGTTCTATCAATTCGGACGAAGCAGTCGTGGTAGGTGCTTCGATAGCAGCGGCAATCTTGAGCGGGGAAAAGTCAGCAGAAATACAGGATATCCTGTGGTTAGATCTAGTGCCGCGATCGATCGGTTTAGTGCCAGAAAGTGGAGCTGAAGAGTCGCCACGGATTCTAATTAGTCGAAACTCGACAGTTCCTCTGAAAGTGAAGCATCGTGttaaaaattttcatgaattgcaGCTTCTGTATGAGGGTGAAAGTGCCATTGTTAGTGATAATGTGTTATTGGGGAAGTTAATGATTGAGGGAACGTTTGGGGATATTGAGGATGTGGGATTGGTTTTTAGCACGGATACAAACGGGATTTTGCATGCCATCGTTGAAGGAAATATCGACCTAAAAGCCACGTTAGATAAAGGAAGATTGGAACGCTTTGAAATTGATCGAATCGTTTATAAACATAAGAAACTACTACTAGAGGCGGAAAAACATGAAGAAGACGCCAAAGAGCAGGAAATGGCTATGGAGAAGCTGGCTATTCATTCGACCGTCGATCTGGATGAAAAAGCCGGAAGTTGGGATCGTTTCAGTGAATGGATCCACTGTATTTGCGTAGTAACGTTTGACCTAGAGCTAGGTCAAGCCATGGAGCTAATCTACCCGAAGCACGTAATACTCACCGAGCAAGAGAAAACCAATATTTGCTACTTggcctttccggattccaactCTGGATGCATGGGCGACTCCCAGTTCCATATTAGGCTTCGAGTATCCCCCGGATCTGAGTCTTCGTCACTTCGAGAAGAACATTTAGAATTTAATTGCCATTGTCTTCCGGTGCATAAAGCAGATCCAGGTCACTTTTGGGGCTTTGTTTACTTCCGACAAATCAAAGATGCATCACTCAAAAGAGGTTATTTCCAGAAGAGCTTGGTCCTACTCAGCAGACTTCCGTTCATCAATCTTTTCTACGAGCTTACCGCGTTGATCGCACCTGCCTTTTTCTCCAGTGGAGAACCTACTTTGGAAGCTGTCTGCGATAATATCTGCCATTGGCCGTCGCTCATGGCAGGTGAGAACATGTCCCTTCATCTCCTGGGAAGCATCTACGAGATATCCATTCCCAAACAGAACTCCAAAGCTTCAACAGAAAAGCCTAGACCAGATGCTTCCATAACTTCAAGCCCTCAAACTCAAATCATTGCCTCGATTCATGAAATTGACATCTTCAAAAGCCTTCAGTTCTTCCTGCCACACATCCATCTACTTTGGGAGTTGATCTTAACCGGTGAGCCGATCGTCGTCTGCGGTGCATCCCCAACAGACTGCTCCCATATGGTTCAATCGTTGATGAGCCTCATCAGTCCGTTGTCCTACTGCGCCGAAAGTCGTCCATACTTTACTATTCACGACACAGAGTTCAAAGAATTCACCCAGAACAAAAACGGCCATCCATCAATCATCCTGGGCGTTACGAATCCATTTTTCGCCAAGACTCTCCAACATTGGCCTCACATGATCCGTTTACAAGATAGTACCGAAACCATCCTACAACAGAAGCAAAAGCAAACTGTAACGCCCGCCGGCACCGTCACTCCCACCAATACCAGTTCATCATCCGATTCAAAGCTGTCCAAAATAAAACAGATTACAAACAAACTCCTGGAATCGTCCCCCGGAGTCTATACTCAGTACAAACCATTTATCTCCAAGGATAAAGCTTTTatcaagaaaatcattctcggGATCAAAACAGAACGTCCACCATCGGTGCAATCAGCTCTGCTCCGACGGCACTTTCTCGAACTAACTCAAAGCTTCATGATTCCGTTGGAACGCTACCTTGCCTCGCTTATGCCTCTCCAGAAAGACATCTCCCCCTTCAAATCCGCGCCCCTCCCGAATCCCTTCAAGCAAGAAGACTTCCTATCCACCCTGGATGGAAATGGTCCGCACCTTACGCCCACCTGCAAGGGAGACTGGGAAGGACTCTACAAGCGGTTCTTCTCGTCCCCCAACTTCAAGGGATGGTACGAATCGCGCCTATTCGAGCTCCAGCAAACCCTCCAGGCGCTCCACATGCAAACGCTCTCCGAGTCGAATCTCTCCGAATGGGTCAAAGGGAAGCACGAGGTCGAAATCGTCGACATGATACTGCGGTTGAAGCAGAAACTGCAGCTCTGCAGCAGCACCCAGATGGCGGCCCTGCCGGTGCAGTTGAACACCAAGGATACTCGCGAACAGCTGCTGAAGCATCTGGAAAGTATGAAACGGTGTCTTCCGGATGATCTGAAGCtaattttgaacaacatttga